A region of Vitis riparia cultivar Riparia Gloire de Montpellier isolate 1030 chromosome 1, EGFV_Vit.rip_1.0, whole genome shotgun sequence DNA encodes the following proteins:
- the LOC117911258 gene encoding pentatricopeptide repeat-containing protein At2g02750 has protein sequence MKRDIAKLVSNGFYREALSVYSKLHSSSVLDHKFTFPFLLKASAKLNSPLQGQILHTQLIKTGFHLDIYAATALADMYMKLHLLSYALKVFDEMPHRNLPSLNVTISGFSRNGYFGEALGAFKQVGLGKFRPNSVTIASVLPACASVELDGQVHCLAIKLGVESDIYVATAVVTMYSNCGELVSAKKVFDQILDKNVVSYNAFISGLLQNGAPHLVFDVFKDLLESSGEVPNSVTLVSILSACSKLLYIRFGRQIHGLVVKIEINFDTMVGTALVDMYSKCGCWHWAYGIFIELSGSRNLVTWNSMISGMMLNGQSDIAVELFEQLEPEGLEPDSATWNIMISGFSQQGQGVEAFKFFHKMQSAGVIASLKSITSLLRACSALSALQSGKEIHGHTIRTNIDTDEFISTALIDMYMKCGHSYLARRVFCQFQIKPDDPAFWNAMISGYGRNGEYQSAFEIFNQMQEEKVQPNSATLVSILSVCSHTGEVDRGWQLFRMMNRDYGLNPTSEHFGCMVDLLGRSGRLKEAQELIHEMPEASVSVFASLLGACRHHSDSALGEEMAKKLSELEPQDPTPFVILSNIYAVQGRWGDVERVREMMNDRGLKKPPGCSSIGVT, from the coding sequence ATGAAGCGCGACATTGCAAAACTGGTTTCCAATGGATTCTACAGAGAAGCCCTTTCTGTATACTCCAAACTCCACTCTTCCTCCGTCCTTGATCACAAATTCACCTTCCCTTTTCTTCTCAAAGCCAGTGCCAAGCTCAATTCACCTCTCCAAGGCCAAATCCTACACACCCAACTCATTAAAACCGGATTTCATTTAGATATTTATGCGGCCACTGCTCTCGCAGACATGTACATGAAACTTCATCTTTTGAGCTATGCTCTCAAGGTGTTCGACGAAATGCCTCACCGAAACTTGCCTTCACTGAACGTCACGATTTCTGGATTTTCGCGAAATGGGTATTTCGGAGAGGCCCTGGGGGCGTTCAAACAGGTGGGGTTGGGGAAGTTCAGGCCCAATTCAGTTACTATAGCTAGTGTTCTGCCTGCATGTGCAAGTGTTGAACTTGATGGGCAAGTACATTGCTTGGCGATAAAGTTGGGTGTTGAGTCCGATATTTATGTGGCGACCGCGGTTGTGACGATGTATTCGAATTGTGGGGAGCTGGTTTCGGCTAAGAAAGTGTTTGATCAGATTTTGGATAAGAATGTTGTCAGCTACAATGCTTTTATTTCAGGGCTTTTGCAAAATGGGGCTCCGCATTTGGTCTTTGATGTGTTTAAGGACTTGTTGGAGTCTTCAGGTGAAGTACCCAATTCGGTGACACTGGTTTCAATTCTTTCTGCATGTTCGAAACTTTTGTATATTCGATTTGGTAGACAGATTCATGGGCTGGTTGTGAAGATTGAGATCAATTTTGATACTATGGTGGGAACTGCACTTGTGGACATGTACTCCAAATGTGGTTGTTGGCATTGGGCTTATGGCATATTCATAGAACTGAGTGGCAGCAGGAACCTAGTAACATGGAATTCAATGATTTCTGGAATGATGTTGAATGGTCAGAGTGACATTGCTGTTGAACTTTTTGAACAGTTAGAACCTGAAGGATTGGAACCTGATTCAGCAACATGGAATATAATGATTAGTGGGTTTTCGCAACAAGGGCAGGGGGTTGAAGCTTTTAAGTTCTTCCATAAAATGCAATCAGCTGGTGTAATAGCTAGTTTAAAATCTATCACAAGTCTTTTACGGGCTTGCTCAGCTCTGTCTGCTTTGCAAAGTGGAAAAGAGATTCATGGGCACACAATTAGAACCAATATCGATACTGATGAATTCATTTCTACTGCACTCATTGACATGTACATGAAATGCGGTCATTCTTATTTGGCTCGAAGAGTTTTTTGCCAGTTTCAGATAAAACCTGATGACCCAGCATTTTGGAATGCAATGATTTCTGGGTATGGAAGGAATGGAGAGTATCAATCTGCATTTGAGATTTTCAATCAGATGCAGGAAGAAAAAGTGCAACCAAATTCAGCAACACTCGTCAGTATCCTATCTGTGTGCAGTCACACAGGTGAGGTTGACAGAGGATGGCAATTGTTTAGGATGATGAATAGAGACTATGGCCTGAACCCAACTTCGGAGCATTTTGGTTGCATGGTTGACCTTTTAGGTAGATCTGGTAGGTTGAAGGAAGCTCAAGAACTTATTCATGAAATGCCAGAGGCATCCGTTTCTGTTTTCGCTTCTTTGCTTGGTGCTTGTAGGCATCATTCGGATTCTGCTTTGGGAGAAGAAATGGCTAAAAAACTTTCAGAGTTAGAGCCACAGGACCCAACCCCTTTTGTGATTTTGTCCAACATATATGCTGTTCAAGGAAGGTGGGGTGATGTAGAAAGGGTCAGAGAAATGATGAATGATAGGGGATTGAAAAAACCCCCTGGCTGTAGTTCAATTGGAGTGACATGA